The Iamia majanohamensis genome window below encodes:
- a CDS encoding AMP-dependent synthetase/ligase, translated as MPTSADLDAIVEGQTVPRLFAETVARIGDRTALRWRDGDGWGSWTFAELADLACRAAAGMRAAGVGKGDRVVLMVRNRPEFHVLDLAAMLCGATAISIYNSSSRDQVTYLVGHCGATFGVAEDAEFSSRFDREALPELATLAVIDAEGTDAEVTWDQLVAHDPVDLDEAAAIAEPEDLLTIIYTSGTTGPPKGVMLTHHNVTWTAESLRQAFGMDDMTGKRLVSYLPMAHIAERVTSHYSLLTMGYEVTTCPDPGQVADYAREVRPQIMFGVPRVWEKIHSRVMAALDADEEKGPKFREAVEAGGPIALKMAWGEASTEEEQTYEFLDSVAFAGVRELLGLDALEVAISGAAPIPPDLLTWYRAIGVPMSEIYGMSENTGPMCWAPYRIKPGSVGPGVPGLEVALADDGEIICRGGLVFSGYLDEPEKTAEALDDDGWLHSGDIGEVDDDGYFRVVDRKKELIITAGGKNISPANLEAELKSIPLVGQACAIGDRRPFVAALVVLDPDEAPAWAARHGLGDLSMTELAEHPDVVAEVEAGLAEAMAGFNNAEKVKKVKILGEEWLPDSEMLTPTSKLKRRGIHQRFAEEIEAFYG; from the coding sequence ATGCCCACCAGCGCCGACCTCGACGCCATCGTCGAGGGCCAGACCGTCCCCCGCCTCTTCGCCGAGACCGTGGCGCGGATCGGTGACCGCACCGCCCTCCGGTGGCGCGACGGCGACGGGTGGGGGTCGTGGACCTTCGCCGAGCTGGCCGACCTCGCCTGCCGGGCCGCGGCCGGCATGCGCGCCGCCGGGGTGGGCAAGGGCGACCGGGTCGTGCTCATGGTGCGCAACCGGCCCGAGTTCCACGTCCTCGACCTGGCCGCCATGCTCTGCGGCGCCACCGCCATCTCCATCTACAACTCGTCGTCGCGCGACCAGGTCACCTACCTGGTCGGCCACTGCGGGGCCACCTTCGGCGTGGCCGAGGACGCCGAGTTCTCCTCCCGCTTCGACCGGGAGGCCCTGCCCGAGCTGGCCACCCTGGCGGTCATCGACGCCGAGGGCACCGACGCCGAGGTCACCTGGGACCAGCTCGTCGCCCACGACCCCGTCGACCTCGACGAGGCCGCGGCCATCGCCGAGCCCGAGGACCTGCTCACGATCATCTACACCTCGGGCACCACCGGGCCGCCCAAGGGCGTGATGCTCACCCACCACAACGTCACCTGGACCGCCGAGTCGCTGCGCCAGGCGTTCGGCATGGACGACATGACCGGCAAGCGCCTGGTGTCGTACCTGCCCATGGCCCACATCGCCGAGCGGGTCACCTCGCACTACTCCCTGCTGACCATGGGCTACGAGGTCACCACCTGCCCCGACCCGGGCCAGGTGGCCGACTACGCCCGCGAGGTCCGGCCCCAGATCATGTTCGGGGTGCCCCGGGTGTGGGAGAAGATCCACTCCCGCGTCATGGCCGCCCTCGACGCCGACGAGGAGAAGGGCCCGAAGTTCCGCGAGGCGGTCGAGGCCGGCGGGCCCATCGCCCTCAAGATGGCCTGGGGTGAGGCCTCCACCGAGGAGGAGCAGACCTACGAGTTCCTCGACTCGGTGGCCTTCGCCGGGGTGCGCGAGCTGCTCGGCCTCGACGCCCTGGAGGTGGCCATCTCGGGCGCGGCCCCCATCCCGCCCGACCTGCTCACCTGGTACCGGGCCATCGGCGTCCCCATGTCGGAGATCTACGGCATGAGCGAGAACACCGGCCCCATGTGCTGGGCGCCCTACCGCATCAAGCCCGGCAGCGTGGGCCCCGGCGTGCCCGGCCTCGAGGTCGCCCTGGCCGACGACGGCGAGATCATCTGCCGCGGCGGCCTGGTCTTCTCCGGCTACCTCGACGAGCCCGAGAAGACCGCCGAGGCCCTCGACGACGACGGCTGGCTCCACTCCGGCGACATCGGCGAGGTCGACGACGACGGCTACTTCCGCGTGGTCGACCGCAAGAAGGAGCTGATCATCACCGCCGGCGGCAAGAACATCAGCCCGGCCAACCTGGAGGCCGAGCTCAAGTCGATCCCGCTGGTGGGCCAGGCCTGCGCCATCGGCGACCGGCGCCCGTTCGTGGCCGCCCTGGTGGTGCTCGACCCCGACGAGGCCCCGGCCTGGGCCGCCCGCCACGGCCTCGGCGACCTGTCGATGACCGAGCTGGCCGAGCACCCCGACGTGGTCGCCGAGGTGGAGGCCGGCCTGGCCGAGGCCATGGCCGGGTTCAACAACGCCGAGAAGGTGAAGAAGGTCAAGATCCTGGGCGAGGAGTGGCTCCCGGACTCCGAGATGCTCACCCCCACCTCCAAGCTCAAGCGCCGGGGCATCCACCAGCGCTTCGCCGAGGAGATCGAGGCCTTCTACGGCTGA
- a CDS encoding thiolase family protein, with product MPTAVIVDAVRTPGGKRNGKLSGWHPADLLAEVLKATASRNDLDPAVVEDVITGCVMQVGNQSLNIGRNAVLAAGWPETVPATTVDRQCGSSQQAVHFAAQGVMAGAYDVVVAAGVEVMSTTPMGASVTPGSFPFGPEAFARYADSEHFGFKGLIPQGVSAEVIADRWGLTRDDLDRFGLRSQQNAARARDEGRFDNEIVSVAAKPRDKETGELIETDEVVSADEGIRDSSMESLGKLKPAFVPEDQGGKVTAANSSQITDGASAVLIMSEEKAKELGLTPRARFHTFALAGVDPVTMLTGPIPSTQKALERSGLSIDDIDLFEINEAFASVVLAWQKELGADIDKVNVNGGAIALGHPLGASGAKLMATLVNEMERTGARYGLQSMCEGGGLANATIIERV from the coding sequence ATGCCCACCGCAGTGATCGTCGATGCCGTCCGGACCCCCGGCGGCAAGCGCAACGGCAAGCTCTCCGGGTGGCACCCGGCCGACCTCCTGGCCGAGGTCCTGAAGGCCACCGCCTCGCGCAACGACCTCGACCCCGCCGTCGTCGAGGACGTGATCACCGGCTGCGTCATGCAGGTCGGCAACCAGAGCCTCAACATCGGCCGCAACGCGGTGCTCGCCGCGGGCTGGCCCGAGACCGTCCCCGCCACCACCGTCGACCGCCAGTGCGGCTCGTCGCAGCAGGCCGTCCACTTCGCGGCCCAGGGCGTCATGGCCGGGGCCTACGACGTGGTCGTGGCCGCCGGCGTCGAGGTCATGTCCACCACCCCGATGGGCGCCTCGGTCACCCCCGGCTCCTTCCCCTTCGGCCCCGAGGCCTTCGCCCGCTACGCCGACTCGGAGCACTTCGGCTTCAAGGGCCTCATCCCCCAGGGCGTGTCGGCCGAGGTCATCGCCGACCGCTGGGGCCTCACCCGTGACGACCTCGACCGCTTCGGCCTGCGCAGCCAGCAGAACGCGGCCCGGGCCCGCGACGAGGGCCGGTTCGACAACGAGATCGTGTCGGTCGCGGCCAAGCCCCGCGACAAGGAGACCGGCGAGCTCATCGAGACCGATGAGGTGGTGTCGGCCGACGAGGGCATCCGCGACTCGTCGATGGAGAGCCTGGGCAAGCTGAAGCCGGCCTTCGTGCCCGAGGACCAGGGCGGCAAGGTCACCGCCGCCAACAGCTCGCAGATCACCGACGGCGCCTCGGCCGTGCTCATCATGAGCGAGGAGAAGGCCAAGGAGCTCGGCCTCACCCCCCGGGCCCGGTTCCACACCTTCGCCCTGGCCGGTGTCGACCCCGTCACCATGCTGACCGGCCCGATCCCCTCCACCCAGAAGGCGCTGGAGCGCTCGGGCCTGTCCATCGACGACATCGACCTGTTCGAGATCAACGAGGCCTTCGCCTCGGTCGTCCTCGCCTGGCAGAAGGAGCTGGGCGCCGACATCGACAAGGTCAACGTCAACGGCGGCGCCATCGCCCTGGGCCACCCCCTCGGCGCCTCCGGCGCCAAGCTGATGGCCACCCTCGTCAACGAGATGGAGCGCACCGGCGCCCGCTACGGCCTCCAGAGCATGTGCGAGGGCGGCGGCCTGGCCAACGCCACCATCATCGAGCGCGTCTAG
- a CDS encoding anthranilate synthase component II encodes MAPRILVVDNYDSFVYNLVQYLGELGAEPDVVRNDEVSADEALARGGDAVLISPGPGTPDDAGISNALVAACAERGVPLLGVCLGLQCIGEVFGGEVVRAPQVMHGKTSLVSHSGQGVFAGLPDPLEATRYHSLVVDRASVPSVLEVTAESDDGLVMGLRHRDAPVEGVQFHPESILSVGGHDLLRTFLSSAVPA; translated from the coding sequence ATGGCGCCCCGCATCCTGGTCGTCGACAACTACGACTCCTTCGTCTACAACCTCGTCCAGTACCTGGGGGAGCTCGGGGCCGAGCCCGATGTCGTCCGCAACGACGAGGTCTCCGCCGACGAGGCCCTGGCCCGGGGGGGCGACGCAGTGCTCATCTCGCCCGGCCCGGGGACGCCCGACGACGCCGGGATCTCGAACGCGCTGGTCGCGGCCTGCGCCGAGCGGGGCGTCCCGCTGCTCGGCGTGTGCCTCGGCCTCCAGTGCATCGGCGAGGTGTTCGGGGGCGAGGTGGTGCGGGCCCCGCAGGTGATGCACGGCAAGACGTCGCTGGTGTCGCACTCGGGGCAGGGCGTGTTCGCAGGCCTGCCCGACCCCCTGGAGGCCACCCGCTACCACTCGCTGGTGGTCGACCGGGCGTCGGTGCCGTCGGTGCTCGAGGTCACCGCCGAGAGCGACGACGGGCTGGTGATGGGGCTCCGCCACCGCGACGCGCCGGTGGAGGGGGTGCAGTTCCACCCCGAGTCGATCCTGTCGGTGGGCGGCCACGACCTGCTGCGCACGTTCCTGTCCTCCGCCGTCCCTGCCTAG